AGCGCCGGCCTGGCCCTGGGCGGCATCTACAACCACTTTGCCGGCAAAGACGAAATCTTTGCCGCCGTGCTCGACGCCTACCACCCTTATCACACTGTTCTCCCGGCGCTGGAAAAGACCGAGGGCGAGACCGTCGAACTGTTCATGCACGACGCCGCCTGGCGAGTTAAAAACGAAATAGAAGGAAGCGAGACGAAACTCCTGCCGCTGATCTTCATCGAGCTGGTCGAGTTTCAGGGCCGCCACCTGGCGGCCCTGGCCGAAAAGTTGATGCCTGCCATGCTCGCCTTTGTTCAGCGGCTTGTTGAGCGGCGGGGCAAACTGCGCCACATCCCGCCGCCAATCATGCTCCGCATGTTGTTTGCCACCTTCGTCGGTTATCTCATGACCGAAATGGTGTTGAAGAATGTCCCGGTTTTCAAAAATATAGAATTGGACTGGTTTGACGGCATGATTGATATCTACCTGCGCGGCGTACTCGAACCGGAGGCCTGATGCTCAATACCCGACTGTTCTCCCTGATCCGCAAAGAGTTTATTCAGATCATTCGTGACCCGCGCACGCTGGCGCTGACGTTCCTCATGCCGGTGATTCAGTTGTTCCTCTTGGGATACGCGGCCACCAACGATGTGCGCAACATAGCCCTGGTTGTCTTCGATCAGGACAAATCTCCGGCCTCGCGGGCGTTGCTCGACGCCTACCGCGCCGCTGATTACTTTCACCTGGATTACGACGTGAACAACGAAGAAGACATCCGCCGGCTCATTGACACGGGCAAAGCCCGGGCGGCCATCATCATCCCGCCCGACTACGCCCGCCAGCTTGCCAGTGGCCGCACGACGCAAGTCGCCTTTATCATTGACGGCTCCGATCCCACTGTTGCCGGAACTGCGCTGGCCGCCGCCAACCTCATCGGCCAATCGAAAGCCACCACCCTTGCCATTGAACGGCTGGCCGCGCGCGGGCAGGGCGGCGCATTCCGGCTGCCGATAGAAGTCCGCACTCAGGTTTGGTACAACCCCGATCTGGTCAGCGCCTATTACATGATCCCGGCCATGATCGGCATCATTCTACAATTCCTCACCACCATCCTCACTGCCACCGCCATCGTCCGCGAGCGCGAGCGCGGCACCATCGAGCAACTGATCGTGACTCCGATCCGCGCCTGGGAACTCGTGGTGGGCAAACTCGCTCCCTACGTCATGATTGCTTTCATTGACACCGTCGAAATTCTGGTGGCGGGGGTGCTGATCTTCGGCGTGCCGATCAACGGCAGTATCCCGCTGCTGCTTTTGCTGGCCGCGCTCTTCCTCGTGACGACACTTGGCATCGGCCTGTTCATCTCGACCATATCGAACACACAGCAAGAAGCCATACTTTCCGCCATGTTCACCATGTTGCCCACCATTTTTCTTTCGGGCTTCTTCTTCCCGCTGGCGGCCATGCCCCGGGCGCTTCAGTGGATTAGCTACGCCGTGCCGCTCCGCTATTTTCTGATCATCGTGCGCGGCGTCATCCTCAAAGGCGTGGGAGCAGAAGCGCTCGTGCCGGAGATCGTCGCCCTCAGCATCTTTGCCACCGTCATCATGGGCGCCGCCGCGCTTCGCTTCCGCAAGCGCCTCGACTGAAAACCAGAGATTTAGAGGAACAGAGAATTCTCCAATCCTCTAATCTCCACAAGGAGATTATCATGCATCCCAACCCTCGCCGTGTCATCCCCGTCATCCTCCTGGTCGCCATCGCCGGCCTCGCCTACTGGTGGTTCAATGGCCGCGCCTCGGCCCAGACCAACGAACTGCAAGCTTCAGGCACGATTGAGACGACTGAATACATCATCGCCCCGGAAATCGCCGGAC
This window of the Chloroflexota bacterium genome carries:
- a CDS encoding TetR/AcrR family transcriptional regulator; translated protein: SAGLALGGIYNHFAGKDEIFAAVLDAYHPYHTVLPALEKTEGETVELFMHDAAWRVKNEIEGSETKLLPLIFIELVEFQGRHLAALAEKLMPAMLAFVQRLVERRGKLRHIPPPIMLRMLFATFVGYLMTEMVLKNVPVFKNIELDWFDGMIDIYLRGVLEPEA
- a CDS encoding ABC transporter permease translates to MLNTRLFSLIRKEFIQIIRDPRTLALTFLMPVIQLFLLGYAATNDVRNIALVVFDQDKSPASRALLDAYRAADYFHLDYDVNNEEDIRRLIDTGKARAAIIIPPDYARQLASGRTTQVAFIIDGSDPTVAGTALAAANLIGQSKATTLAIERLAARGQGGAFRLPIEVRTQVWYNPDLVSAYYMIPAMIGIILQFLTTILTATAIVRERERGTIEQLIVTPIRAWELVVGKLAPYVMIAFIDTVEILVAGVLIFGVPINGSIPLLLLLAALFLVTTLGIGLFISTISNTQQEAILSAMFTMLPTIFLSGFFFPLAAMPRALQWISYAVPLRYFLIIVRGVILKGVGAEALVPEIVALSIFATVIMGAAALRFRKRLD